The genomic stretch TCGATATCAATAAGCTGCCTGGTCAACTGAATGGGATCGAAATTCATCAGACTCCCAGAATACCTGAGCCACTTCAATACAATAGAAGGAAGCATGACGACGACTCACATCGGTTCGGCTCAATTGCGCTCGGTAGAGCTTCGAGGCCCCGCGGGGCGGCTGGAGGCGTTGCTCAACGCTGGCCGCGAAGATGCCCCTTATTGCGTGCTGGTCTGCCACCCCCACCCCCTGGGCGGCGGCACCCTGCACAACAAGGTCGTCTTTCATACGATGAAGGCATTTCAATCCTTCGGACTTCCCGTCCTGCGCTTCAACTTTCGCGGTACCGGCCTGAGCGAGGGGACGCACGATGATGGGCGCGGCGAACGGGATGACGTCCGGACTGCGCTGGACTGGCTGGATCACGAGTTTGCGCGGCCGATTCTCTTCGCGGGATTCTCCTTCGGCGCCGCGGTTGGCCTGGAGGCGTGTTGTGGCGACCCGCGGGTCAAGGGTCTCGTGGGGCTGGGCCTGCCGGTCCACGCCGAGGGCCGCGACTACACGTACGGGTTCCTCCCCCACTGTACGCAACCGAAGCTCTTCGTTAGCGGAAGCCGCGACCAGTACGGGCCGAAGGATGGCGTGGAGGCGGTGGTCCATACCGCTGCTCCCCCCGTCCAATTGGTATGGATCGAGGGTGCCGATCACTTCTTTACCGGCAAGCTGGATGCGCTGCAAGCGGCGATCCGCACCTGGCTGGAATCGAACTTTGCTCTCGGAGATAAGGGCGCCACGCCTGAATTGGGGAGTCGATGACTGCGCAAATCTGTACTCCCCTGGAGGGCCTGCACGAAGCTGCGCAGGCGATCTTTCTGCAT from Acidisarcina sp. encodes the following:
- a CDS encoding alpha/beta family hydrolase — encoded protein: MTTTHIGSAQLRSVELRGPAGRLEALLNAGREDAPYCVLVCHPHPLGGGTLHNKVVFHTMKAFQSFGLPVLRFNFRGTGLSEGTHDDGRGERDDVRTALDWLDHEFARPILFAGFSFGAAVGLEACCGDPRVKGLVGLGLPVHAEGRDYTYGFLPHCTQPKLFVSGSRDQYGPKDGVEAVVHTAAPPVQLVWIEGADHFFTGKLDALQAAIRTWLESNFALGDKGATPELGSR